In a single window of the Streptomyces sp. NBC_00285 genome:
- a CDS encoding GNAT family N-acetyltransferase, which produces MDRTEHRVRPRTEDDIEECVRVLGEVHRRDGYPVNWPARPGEWLAQASALGSWVAESDGRVAGHVSISRSEEGDLAPVLWSERNGTSSEEAAVVGRLFVAPQARGYGIGALLIGRAVEEARRHRLHPVLDVVASDTAAAALYERLGWTRLATVEQRWSASQLVAVHCYAA; this is translated from the coding sequence GTGGACAGAACAGAACACCGGGTTCGGCCGAGGACCGAGGACGACATCGAGGAATGCGTACGAGTGCTGGGGGAGGTCCATCGGCGCGACGGCTACCCGGTGAACTGGCCTGCGCGGCCCGGTGAATGGCTGGCGCAGGCCTCGGCCCTGGGCAGCTGGGTCGCCGAGTCGGACGGCCGGGTGGCGGGCCACGTCAGCATCTCCCGCAGCGAGGAGGGCGACCTGGCCCCGGTCCTGTGGAGCGAGCGGAACGGCACGAGCAGCGAAGAGGCCGCGGTGGTCGGCCGGCTGTTCGTCGCTCCGCAGGCGAGAGGGTACGGGATCGGCGCGCTGCTGATCGGCCGAGCGGTGGAGGAGGCGAGGCGTCACCGCCTGCACCCGGTGCTCGATGTGGTCGCCTCGGACACCGCGGCTGCGGCTCTCTACGAACGGCTGGGCTGGACGAGGCTGGCAACGGTCGAACAGCGGTGGAGCGCGTCCCAGTTGGTCGCCGTGCACTGCTACGCCGCATGA
- a CDS encoding lysophospholipid acyltransferase family protein gives MAELVYRPVVGFAQALFKAWDLKIDCKGSENIPRSGGAVLVSNHISYLDFVFNGMAALPQKRLVRFMAKESVFRHKISGPLMRGMKHIPVDRTQGETAYAHALESLRSGEIIGVFPEATISQSFTLKSFKSGAARLAQEAGVPLIPMALWGTQRIWTKGHPRNFKRSHIPITMRVGEAIEASRDKYAGAITRQLRERVNELLEAAQRAYPVRPKGPDDTWWMPAHLGGTAPTPEQVRETEAR, from the coding sequence ATGGCAGAGCTTGTCTACCGCCCCGTCGTCGGATTCGCCCAGGCGCTGTTCAAGGCCTGGGACCTCAAGATCGACTGCAAGGGTTCGGAGAACATCCCGCGCTCGGGCGGCGCGGTTCTGGTGAGCAACCACATCAGCTACCTGGACTTCGTCTTCAACGGCATGGCAGCGCTCCCGCAGAAGCGTCTCGTGCGTTTCATGGCGAAGGAGTCCGTCTTCCGCCACAAGATCTCGGGTCCGCTGATGCGCGGAATGAAGCACATCCCGGTCGACCGCACCCAGGGCGAGACGGCCTACGCCCACGCCCTGGAGTCGCTGCGGTCGGGTGAGATCATCGGGGTCTTCCCCGAGGCGACCATCTCGCAGTCCTTCACGCTCAAGAGCTTCAAGTCGGGTGCGGCACGACTGGCCCAGGAGGCGGGCGTACCGCTGATCCCGATGGCCCTCTGGGGCACCCAGCGGATCTGGACCAAGGGCCACCCGCGCAACTTCAAGCGCAGCCACATCCCGATCACGATGCGGGTCGGTGAGGCGATCGAGGCTTCGCGGGACAAGTACGCGGGGGCGATCACCCGACAGTTGCGGGAGCGGGTCAACGAGTTGCTGGAAGCCGCTCAGCGGGCCTATCCGGTGCGCCCCAAGGGGCCGGACGACACCTGGTGGATGCCGGCCCATCTCGGCGGTACGGCGCCCACTCCGGAACAGGTGCGGGAGACCGAGGCCCGGTAG
- a CDS encoding flavin reductase family protein, translating to MTATPDVDTPRLASPDLLRSVFRRHAAGVAVITASGETGPVGFTATSLASVSADPPMLSFGIGTGASSWPAMSRADHVGVHILGEHQEELAATFARSGADRFGAPTAWREGPEGVPVLDGVLAWLVCRVVARVPAGDHRIVLAEVSLGDPAGAGRPLLYHQGQFNGLRG from the coding sequence ATGACGGCCACGCCCGACGTCGACACCCCTCGGCTCGCCTCTCCCGACCTGCTGCGCTCCGTCTTCCGGAGGCATGCGGCAGGCGTCGCCGTGATCACCGCGAGTGGTGAGACGGGCCCGGTCGGCTTCACCGCCACCTCCCTCGCCTCGGTGTCCGCCGACCCCCCGATGCTCTCCTTCGGGATCGGAACGGGCGCCTCCAGCTGGCCCGCCATGTCCCGGGCCGATCACGTGGGTGTGCACATACTCGGCGAGCACCAGGAAGAGCTGGCCGCCACCTTCGCCCGCAGCGGCGCCGACCGCTTCGGTGCGCCCACTGCCTGGCGCGAGGGGCCCGAGGGGGTTCCCGTCCTCGACGGCGTTCTCGCCTGGCTGGTCTGCCGGGTCGTCGCACGCGTGCCCGCAGGGGACCACCGCATCGTGCTGGCCGAGGTGAGCCTCGGCGACCCCGCGGGTGCCGGCCGCCCGCTGCTCTATCACCAGGGGCAGTTCAACGGCCTGCGCGGCTGA
- a CDS encoding electron transfer flavoprotein subunit alpha/FixB family protein, whose amino-acid sequence MAEVLVYVDHVDGAVRKPTLELLTLARRIGEPVAVALGAGAADTAAVLGEHGAVKVLTHDASEYADYLVVPKVDALQAAVEALSPAAVLVPSSAEGKEIAARLALRIGSGIITDATDLEAGDEGPVATQSVFAASFTTRSRISKGIPVITVKPNSAAVEAAPADAAVEALSVTFSAQATGTKVTARTPRESTGRPELTEAAIVVSGGRGVNGSENFAIIEALADSLGAAVGASRAAVDAGWYPHTNQVGQTGKSVSPQLYIANGISGAIQHRAGMQTSKTIVAVNKDAEAPIFDLVDYGIVGDLFDVVPALTQEINTRKG is encoded by the coding sequence ATGGCTGAAGTTCTCGTCTATGTCGATCACGTGGACGGTGCCGTCCGCAAGCCCACCCTGGAGCTGCTGACCCTGGCCCGCCGGATCGGCGAGCCGGTCGCCGTCGCGCTCGGTGCCGGTGCCGCCGACACCGCCGCCGTCCTGGGCGAGCACGGCGCCGTCAAGGTCCTGACCCACGACGCCTCCGAGTACGCCGACTACCTCGTCGTGCCCAAGGTCGACGCCCTGCAGGCCGCCGTCGAGGCCCTCTCCCCGGCCGCCGTGCTGGTGCCCTCCTCCGCCGAGGGCAAGGAGATCGCCGCCCGCCTCGCGCTGCGCATCGGCTCCGGCATCATCACCGACGCCACCGACCTGGAAGCCGGCGACGAGGGACCCGTCGCCACCCAGTCGGTGTTCGCCGCCTCCTTCACCACCCGCTCCCGCATCTCCAAGGGCATCCCGGTCATCACCGTCAAGCCCAACTCCGCCGCCGTGGAAGCGGCTCCGGCCGACGCCGCGGTCGAGGCCCTGTCCGTGACCTTCTCCGCGCAGGCCACCGGCACCAAGGTCACCGCCCGTACCCCGCGCGAGTCGACCGGCCGTCCCGAGCTGACCGAGGCCGCGATCGTGGTCTCCGGCGGCCGCGGCGTCAACGGCTCCGAGAACTTCGCCATCATCGAGGCCCTGGCCGACTCCCTCGGCGCGGCCGTGGGCGCCTCCCGGGCCGCGGTGGACGCCGGCTGGTACCCGCACACCAACCAGGTCGGCCAGACCGGCAAGTCCGTCTCCCCGCAGCTGTACATCGCCAACGGCATCTCCGGCGCCATCCAGCACCGCGCCGGCATGCAGACCTCCAAGACCATCGTCGCGGTCAACAAGGACGCCGAAGCCCCCATCTTCGACCTCGTCGACTACGGCATCGTCGGCGACCTCTTCGACGTCGTCCCCGCCCTCACCCAGGAGATCAACACCCGCAAGGGCTGA
- a CDS encoding DUF4395 domain-containing protein, translating to MDIDARGPRFGAAVTTVVLAAVLITGSFWLLAWQTLAFALGAAGGVGRSPYGWLFRRAVRPRIGAPTEFESPEPPRFAQAVGLAFAGLGLVGYGIGPEWLGLAATGAALAAAFLNATFGYCLGCEMYLLVRRVTVRAE from the coding sequence ATGGACATTGATGCAAGGGGACCGCGCTTCGGTGCGGCCGTGACGACCGTCGTCCTGGCGGCCGTTCTGATCACGGGCAGCTTCTGGCTGCTGGCCTGGCAGACGCTGGCGTTCGCGCTGGGCGCGGCGGGCGGGGTGGGCCGATCGCCGTACGGCTGGCTGTTCCGCAGGGCCGTAAGGCCCCGGATCGGGGCGCCGACCGAGTTCGAGTCGCCGGAACCGCCGCGGTTCGCGCAGGCCGTGGGCCTCGCTTTCGCGGGGCTGGGACTCGTCGGCTACGGGATCGGGCCGGAGTGGCTCGGGCTCGCCGCCACCGGAGCGGCCCTGGCGGCGGCGTTCCTCAACGCCACGTTCGGGTACTGCCTGGGATGCGAGATGTACCTGCTCGTGCGGCGGGTGACGGTACGCGCGGAGTAA
- a CDS encoding transglutaminase family protein, with protein sequence MELIQKTPDLSAYLAADEVIDHGHPVVREAAARLAKEAVDSYAYARLAFEFVRDTIPHSQDSGDLRVTWRASDVLEQRTGICYAKAHALAALLRAEDIPTAFCYQKFDVVHGLVAVRFNGAWHRQDPRGNKPGVDAQFSLDGERLAFMPDPESGETDCPELHAEPHPAVLSALRAAPDRPSLWRTLPTAL encoded by the coding sequence ATGGAGCTGATCCAGAAGACCCCCGACCTTTCCGCCTACTTGGCCGCCGACGAGGTCATCGACCATGGCCATCCGGTTGTCCGAGAGGCGGCCGCTCGCCTCGCCAAGGAGGCGGTGGACTCGTATGCCTATGCGCGCCTGGCGTTCGAGTTCGTGCGCGACACCATCCCGCACTCGCAGGACTCCGGTGACCTGCGCGTCACCTGGCGGGCGTCCGACGTCCTGGAGCAGCGCACCGGTATCTGTTACGCCAAGGCCCACGCGCTGGCCGCCCTGCTGCGCGCGGAGGACATCCCGACCGCGTTCTGCTATCAGAAGTTCGACGTGGTGCACGGTCTGGTCGCGGTGCGGTTCAACGGCGCCTGGCACCGCCAGGACCCCCGGGGCAACAAGCCCGGTGTGGACGCTCAGTTCTCCCTCGACGGCGAGCGGCTGGCCTTCATGCCCGACCCGGAGTCCGGCGAGACGGACTGCCCCGAGCTCCACGCCGAACCGCACCCGGCCGTCCTGAGCGCGCTCAGGGCCGCCCCCGACCGGCCGTCCCTCTGGCGAACGCTCCCCACCGCACTCTGA
- a CDS encoding electron transfer flavoprotein subunit beta/FixA family protein, which translates to MSLRIVVTVKYVPDATGDRHFADDLTVDRDDVDGLLSELDEYAVEQALQISENSDDDVEVTVLTVGPEDAKDALRKALSMGADKAIHVEDDGLHGTDVIGTSLVLAAAIEKAGYDLVISGLASTDGTMGVVPALLAERLGVPQVTLLSEVSVQDGTVKGRRDGDAASEQLEASLPAVVSVTDQSGEARYPSFKGIMAAKKKPVQAWDLSDLDLDAAQVGLEGSYTTVDSATQRPARTAGTIVKDEGEGGKQLAEYLASQKFI; encoded by the coding sequence GTGAGCTTGAGGATCGTTGTCACTGTGAAGTACGTGCCCGACGCCACCGGCGACCGGCATTTCGCCGATGACCTGACCGTCGACCGGGACGACGTGGACGGTCTGCTCTCCGAGCTGGACGAGTACGCGGTCGAGCAGGCGCTGCAGATCTCGGAGAACTCCGATGACGACGTCGAGGTCACCGTGCTGACCGTCGGTCCCGAGGACGCGAAGGACGCGCTGCGCAAGGCGCTGTCCATGGGCGCGGACAAGGCCATCCACGTCGAGGACGACGGTCTGCACGGCACGGATGTGATCGGTACCTCGCTGGTGCTGGCCGCGGCGATCGAGAAGGCCGGCTACGACCTGGTGATCTCCGGTCTGGCCTCCACCGACGGCACCATGGGCGTGGTCCCGGCGCTGCTGGCGGAGCGCCTGGGTGTCCCGCAGGTGACCCTGCTCTCCGAGGTCTCGGTCCAGGACGGCACGGTCAAGGGCCGTCGCGACGGTGACGCGGCCTCGGAGCAGCTGGAGGCTTCGCTGCCGGCGGTGGTGTCGGTGACCGACCAGTCGGGCGAGGCGCGGTACCCCTCTTTCAAGGGCATCATGGCCGCCAAGAAGAAGCCGGTGCAGGCCTGGGACCTGTCCGACCTGGACCTGGACGCTGCACAGGTGGGCCTTGAGGGCTCCTACACCACGGTCGACTCGGCCACCCAGCGCCCGGCCCGTACCGCGGGCACGATCGTCAAGGACGAGGGCGAGGGCGGCAAGCAGCTCGCCGAGTACCTCGCGAGCCAGAAGTTCATCTAA
- a CDS encoding TlpA family protein disulfide reductase gives MTGLVVCMVVLAAASGFGVLQRRRSGRVRVRGRDDDKRLGAAELGQELGERATLVQFSSAFCAPCRATRRVLGEVAGLVPGVAHVEIDAEKNLGLVRELDILKTPTVLVLDADGRVVRRATGQPRKADVIAAIGEAV, from the coding sequence ATGACCGGACTTGTGGTGTGCATGGTGGTGCTCGCGGCGGCGAGCGGCTTCGGAGTGCTGCAACGGCGGCGGAGCGGGAGAGTACGGGTGCGCGGGCGCGACGACGACAAGAGGCTCGGCGCGGCCGAGTTGGGCCAGGAACTGGGTGAACGCGCCACGCTGGTCCAGTTCTCGAGCGCCTTCTGTGCGCCCTGCCGGGCGACCCGGCGAGTGCTGGGCGAGGTCGCCGGCCTGGTCCCGGGTGTGGCCCATGTCGAGATCGACGCGGAGAAGAACCTCGGCCTGGTCCGCGAGCTCGACATCCTCAAGACGCCGACCGTGCTGGTCCTCGACGCCGACGGCAGGGTCGTACGCAGGGCCACCGGCCAGCCCCGCAAGGCGGACGTCATAGCGGCGATCGGGGAGGCGGTGTGA